From the genome of Opitutaceae bacterium, one region includes:
- a CDS encoding aldolase, with protein MISSRCKRKMARGEAVFTAKACFQDPELVELMASAGLDGIWICLEHKRISPDTLHGLIQACRLGGADAIIRLKPSSYTDVISVLESGASGVMIPRVLDPDEVRNCVNMIKFPPQGKRGCDAIHPDSAFGRAKPAEYFAHSNRETMLVVQIEEQEVVPHLEEIASIPNVDVLFIGPGDLSLGLGKFGSIDSPEVFAVIREVGAVCRRHGKVAGIPCAAEQVEKYRALGYSFFNVFSDYRGVMAGLNQALATACKQ; from the coding sequence ATGATAAGTTCACGGTGCAAACGAAAGATGGCTCGTGGTGAAGCAGTATTCACCGCAAAGGCGTGTTTTCAGGATCCCGAACTCGTTGAGCTAATGGCTTCGGCTGGACTCGACGGAATTTGGATCTGTCTGGAGCACAAACGAATATCCCCTGATACGCTGCACGGCCTGATTCAAGCCTGTCGCCTGGGAGGAGCGGATGCAATCATACGGTTGAAACCGTCGAGTTATACAGACGTGATTTCAGTCCTTGAGAGTGGCGCTTCCGGAGTGATGATCCCTCGAGTGCTGGATCCTGATGAAGTTCGGAATTGCGTCAACATGATCAAGTTTCCTCCCCAAGGCAAACGGGGTTGTGATGCGATTCATCCAGATTCAGCATTTGGTCGCGCAAAACCGGCGGAATATTTTGCGCATTCCAACCGGGAAACGATGCTTGTGGTTCAGATTGAAGAGCAGGAGGTGGTGCCGCATCTTGAGGAGATCGCGTCTATTCCGAATGTTGATGTTCTCTTTATTGGCCCGGGTGATCTATCGCTCGGCCTTGGCAAATTCGGCTCCATCGACTCCCCGGAGGTGTTCGCGGTGATTCGTGAGGTTGGTGCTGTATGCCGACGCCACGGCAAGGTTGCAGGCATCCCGTGTGCCGCGGAGCAGGTCGAAAAATACCGTGCTCTCGGATATTCATTCTTTAATGTTTTCAGCGACTATCGGGGTGTGATGGCTGGCCTTAATCAAGCGTTGGCGACCGCTTGTAAGCAATGA
- a CDS encoding exo-alpha-sialidase, which produces MNSTHFAILYALAAPQLVAGVDLATAQHHQTRVIVASVANEPRHYLAFPDLVDLGDEVLVSFKRGQAHGGDPGAEIDTVRIDKLTDAVTPGPVTARLDGMIMQMGEWVRFPNGDIGSYIDAQEKQTETTRIGMRYTRSSDGGKTYGPLARVGLIDGVEYGYPFEFVVEGTTTWMLAMSFSNLAGGYSVHAPRPKAGQVAILRSEDSGRNWKFVRNLSREFGDLPINESSFVRYADGFLVATRGYDNRARLHFTTNDFKLRRQVDLTGTHDYITGYVGRPRLFMRDGRYYLMGRNWTEHVTLVSSATPSGGGPTFPAAMKLCLFRLDPVALTVEKAVILDNAERANVTDGYYPVPYFLERSGRTLFRIVDYKGVDRLPPQIMEFEFLWEEVR; this is translated from the coding sequence ATGAACTCAACACACTTCGCCATTCTGTATGCCTTGGCAGCGCCACAGCTTGTGGCTGGCGTTGACCTCGCCACAGCCCAACACCATCAGACTCGGGTGATCGTGGCGTCAGTTGCGAATGAGCCGCGACACTATCTCGCGTTTCCGGATCTGGTTGATCTTGGCGATGAGGTGCTTGTCTCCTTCAAGCGCGGGCAGGCTCATGGTGGAGATCCCGGCGCAGAGATCGATACGGTTAGGATCGACAAGCTGACCGATGCGGTGACTCCCGGCCCAGTCACTGCGCGGCTGGACGGAATGATAATGCAGATGGGCGAATGGGTGCGTTTTCCAAACGGGGATATTGGCAGTTACATTGACGCACAGGAAAAGCAGACCGAAACCACCCGCATCGGTATGCGCTACACGCGCTCATCGGACGGAGGAAAGACCTACGGTCCGCTTGCACGGGTCGGCTTGATTGATGGTGTGGAGTACGGGTACCCCTTCGAATTCGTGGTGGAAGGCACGACCACCTGGATGCTGGCCATGAGTTTCAGCAATCTTGCGGGGGGCTACTCCGTGCATGCTCCGCGCCCGAAGGCTGGCCAGGTGGCGATTCTGCGCTCAGAGGACAGCGGCCGGAATTGGAAATTTGTCAGGAATCTATCGCGTGAGTTTGGTGATCTCCCGATCAACGAGAGCTCCTTTGTCCGCTACGCTGACGGCTTTCTCGTGGCCACCCGGGGCTACGACAATCGCGCGCGGCTCCACTTCACGACCAATGACTTCAAGCTGCGACGCCAGGTGGATCTTACGGGAACCCATGATTACATAACGGGCTATGTCGGGCGACCACGACTCTTCATGCGTGATGGGCGTTACTATCTAATGGGCCGCAACTGGACCGAACACGTGACTTTGGTCAGCAGTGCCACGCCATCGGGCGGCGGGCCGACATTTCCTGCGGCCATGAAACTCTGCCTCTTTCGCTTGGATCCCGTTGCGCTCACAGTTGAGAAGGCGGTAATTCTCGACAATGCGGAGCGCGCGAACGTGACCGACGGATACTACCCCGTACCCTATTTTCTCGAACGCAGCGGGCGCACGCTCTTCCGCATTGTCGACTACAAGGGTGTCGACCGACTGCCCCCGCAGATCATGGAGTTCGAATTTCTTTGGGAGGAGGTCCGTTGA
- a CDS encoding FAD-dependent oxidoreductase, whose translation MTEPTQVLDCDLLVAGGGPAGVACALSAARLGVRVILCQDRPVLGGNASSEVRMHMVGATGLKGGAALETELREGGIIEEIRLEQSVHNPQRSAAMLDLALYDKCRREPNLRVLLNTTVDGAEVSDGVVRSVLATRASTEDRIRITAGIFVDCTGDGRLGLEARAPFRHGRESREEFGESLAVERADRRTLGSSILFQARRHDRPMPFIAPPWVRRFRPEHFTLRPFGRSGSDLGLEYGYWWVEWGGCLDTIKDNERIRDELLAIALGVWNHVKNESGLDASNWALEWIGFLPGKRESRRFTGLHVLTEADLFESRPFPDAIAYGGWPIDTHPPEGIDAPDLAPCEQHHLPFLYDIPLRACISEGPCNLMFAGRNISATHIAFASTRVMATCAVVGQGVGTAAAFAIRSGLTPAALSGRPDLVREVQQRLLRDDCYLIGIRNEDELDLVRAAASITASSEQMGAEAHQVRSGQTRAVHGREREIPSARSENLWNSVLEGTQGSNVVTQAPPGRSFPGTHRWMSESGCGLPAWLEIRWESVVLIQEIQLVFDTGQHRHLTLSQADGYTAAMQWGRPQAETVRDYRIECDDGASWRCLVVVDGNYLRRRVHLLPTPVPAVALRIVVVSTNGIDHARIMEVRAYAAGTGRDV comes from the coding sequence TTGACGGAACCCACTCAGGTTCTTGACTGTGATCTCCTCGTAGCCGGTGGTGGTCCTGCAGGTGTCGCCTGCGCCCTGTCCGCCGCGCGCCTGGGCGTGCGTGTGATCCTTTGTCAGGATCGCCCGGTGCTCGGCGGCAACGCCTCAAGCGAGGTGCGCATGCACATGGTGGGTGCGACGGGATTGAAGGGAGGCGCTGCCCTCGAGACCGAATTGCGCGAGGGGGGCATCATCGAGGAAATTCGCCTGGAGCAGTCGGTTCACAACCCGCAGCGATCCGCCGCGATGCTCGATCTCGCTCTCTACGACAAATGCAGGCGCGAGCCCAACCTGCGCGTCTTGCTGAACACGACGGTTGACGGAGCGGAGGTCTCGGACGGAGTCGTGCGTTCGGTGCTCGCGACAAGAGCATCGACCGAGGATCGGATCCGCATCACCGCAGGGATTTTTGTCGATTGCACCGGAGACGGTCGTCTCGGACTCGAAGCCAGGGCACCGTTTCGGCACGGGCGGGAATCCCGTGAGGAGTTTGGTGAATCACTGGCCGTCGAGCGCGCGGATCGAAGGACCCTTGGATCCTCAATTCTGTTTCAGGCGCGGAGGCACGACCGTCCGATGCCCTTCATTGCGCCGCCTTGGGTGCGTCGGTTTCGCCCCGAACACTTCACGCTTCGTCCATTTGGTCGCAGCGGTTCCGATCTGGGATTGGAGTACGGCTATTGGTGGGTGGAGTGGGGCGGATGCCTTGATACGATCAAGGACAATGAACGCATACGCGACGAGCTGCTCGCGATTGCTTTGGGGGTATGGAACCACGTTAAGAACGAGTCTGGCCTCGATGCTTCCAACTGGGCGCTTGAGTGGATTGGTTTTCTGCCCGGCAAGCGAGAAAGCCGGCGGTTCACCGGCCTCCATGTGCTGACGGAGGCCGATTTGTTTGAGTCGAGGCCGTTTCCCGACGCCATTGCCTACGGCGGTTGGCCGATCGACACGCATCCACCGGAAGGCATTGATGCACCCGACCTCGCTCCCTGTGAGCAGCATCACCTCCCGTTTCTCTACGACATTCCCCTGCGCGCCTGCATTTCCGAGGGGCCATGCAATCTGATGTTTGCCGGACGCAATATTTCCGCGACCCACATTGCCTTTGCCTCCACGCGGGTCATGGCTACCTGCGCGGTCGTCGGGCAGGGTGTGGGTACGGCGGCGGCCTTTGCGATTCGGTCCGGACTGACACCGGCGGCGCTCTCAGGCCGGCCGGATCTGGTAAGGGAGGTTCAGCAGCGCTTGTTGCGCGACGACTGTTACCTGATTGGCATCCGGAATGAGGATGAACTCGATCTCGTGCGCGCAGCCGCGAGCATCACGGCATCAAGTGAGCAGATGGGTGCTGAAGCGCATCAGGTTCGAAGCGGCCAAACCCGCGCTGTGCACGGGCGCGAACGGGAGATCCCAAGCGCACGCTCGGAGAATTTGTGGAACAGTGTGCTTGAAGGCACCCAAGGCAGCAACGTGGTGACTCAGGCACCGCCAGGACGTTCTTTCCCGGGGACACACCGGTGGATGAGCGAATCAGGATGCGGCTTGCCCGCCTGGCTCGAAATACGATGGGAATCGGTCGTCCTGATTCAGGAGATTCAGCTCGTGTTTGATACGGGACAGCACCGACACCTTACTTTGTCACAGGCGGATGGATACACCGCGGCAATGCAATGGGGCCGTCCGCAGGCGGAAACGGTGCGCGACTACCGGATCGAATGCGATGACGGAGCATCGTGGCGCTGCCTGGTTGTCGTGGACGGAAATTATCTTCGGAGGCGTGTGCACCTGCTTCCCACGCCTGTCCCTGCCGTTGCATTGCGCATCGTGGTTGTCTCCACCAATGGCATTGATCACGCCCGCATCATGGAGGTGCGGGCTTACGCCGCGGGAACAGGCCGGGACGTGTGA
- a CDS encoding MFS transporter yields the protein MTSNPLPLPAAGCQTPEKSDRWGMVVFLALASAVNYADRTAMSTVLPALRSELGLSDVALGLLGSFFLWSYAVFSPIAGVLADRLSRSAVVTFSLVAWSVVTALTGLVPGFNSLLVLRVALGVSECLFLPAAYALIAQFHALSTRARAMSLISIGVNGGVVIGGAAAGFLAEHWGWRASFLVFGAMGLVLAMLAKRFLPGAATIGGVGPMPARPAFHRPQLWPALRQLLRVRTYHLLLFEAVLSGIGIWVFLSWLPLFFRDSFNMSLGEAGFAGTFMLQTCSLLGIVIGGWISDRLASRRTERRLLVFAFCYFAAAPPLLLFLAHPGFATIAIAISLFALFRGIGQANDKPILCEIVPEHLRATAIGLMNACATGIGGCGVFLAGVLKGALGLQAIFASVAVLFVIAGIALLLAYHFTGAEDIHRARENESASVASASS from the coding sequence ATGACATCCAACCCGCTTCCATTGCCTGCGGCCGGATGCCAGACGCCCGAGAAGAGCGACCGTTGGGGGATGGTTGTGTTCCTAGCCCTTGCTTCGGCTGTCAACTATGCGGACCGCACGGCCATGTCCACTGTTTTGCCCGCTTTGCGGAGCGAACTCGGCCTGTCCGACGTCGCGCTGGGCTTGCTAGGCTCATTCTTTCTTTGGTCCTATGCGGTCTTTTCACCGATTGCCGGTGTCCTTGCTGACAGGCTCTCTCGCTCAGCTGTGGTCACGTTCAGTCTCGTGGCTTGGAGTGTTGTCACGGCGCTCACAGGATTGGTTCCGGGGTTCAATTCCCTGCTGGTCCTGCGCGTCGCCCTGGGAGTTTCAGAATGTCTCTTTCTTCCGGCAGCATACGCGCTGATTGCGCAGTTCCATGCCCTGTCGACCCGGGCACGTGCGATGAGTTTGATTTCAATCGGCGTTAATGGAGGAGTTGTGATCGGTGGAGCGGCAGCTGGATTTCTCGCAGAACACTGGGGCTGGCGCGCATCATTCTTGGTGTTTGGTGCAATGGGCCTCGTGCTGGCCATGCTTGCAAAGCGGTTCCTGCCGGGAGCGGCCACGATTGGAGGAGTCGGACCGATGCCTGCCAGGCCAGCTTTCCATCGTCCACAGTTGTGGCCGGCACTGCGGCAGCTTTTGCGCGTCCGAACCTACCACCTCCTGCTCTTTGAGGCTGTACTTTCGGGCATCGGCATTTGGGTTTTTCTCAGCTGGCTCCCGCTTTTTTTCCGCGATTCGTTCAACATGTCGCTCGGTGAGGCGGGTTTTGCGGGAACATTCATGCTTCAAACATGCAGTCTCCTCGGGATCGTGATCGGTGGTTGGATCTCAGACCGGCTGGCTTCGCGCCGCACGGAACGGCGATTGCTCGTATTTGCCTTTTGTTATTTCGCAGCAGCACCACCACTCCTTCTTTTCCTGGCTCACCCCGGCTTCGCTACCATTGCGATCGCAATTTCACTTTTTGCACTGTTTCGCGGCATCGGTCAGGCCAATGACAAGCCTATTCTATGCGAAATTGTACCCGAACATCTGCGGGCAACGGCGATAGGACTCATGAACGCATGCGCCACGGGTATTGGTGGCTGCGGAGTATTTCTTGCAGGAGTCCTCAAAGGCGCGCTTGGACTACAGGCAATATTTGCGTCCGTTGCAGTGTTGTTCGTAATCGCGGGAATCGCTCTGCTGCTGGCCTACCACTTCACTGGCGCTGAGGACATTCATAGGGCAAGGGAGAATGAGTCAGCCAGCGTCGCATCGGCCTCCTCATAG
- a CDS encoding dihydrodipicolinate synthase family protein, translated as MDNCKRYPPAILATCPIPWKEDHELDEPLFRRVVAQLAQNFTRHVYLFGTAGEGYAVSDRQFESIVGSFRSALSMDARPMIGIISLSLGTIVDRIALGRELGFREFQLSLPSWGALTDSETDRFFAETCGRFPDCRFLHYNLKRAKRVLDGDAYARLSKAHPNLVAVKMGGEDPAAFADILTKAPALQCFFTEFGFAAMRDAHECGLLAALSACCHKKGLAFHAARGAELSMRAEEFRMVHRALKGAIDPMATHMDGVYDKLLIKLEFPEFPLRLLAPYAFAGEDAFLRFVQNLPAGWPTPRKT; from the coding sequence ATGGACAATTGTAAACGCTACCCACCAGCCATTCTGGCCACCTGCCCCATTCCGTGGAAAGAAGATCATGAACTTGACGAGCCGCTCTTCAGGCGCGTCGTGGCACAACTCGCGCAAAACTTCACAAGACATGTCTATCTCTTCGGAACTGCAGGTGAAGGCTATGCAGTCTCCGATCGGCAGTTCGAATCTATCGTTGGATCTTTTCGGAGCGCGTTATCCATGGATGCCCGACCGATGATTGGAATCATCAGCCTGTCGCTCGGAACAATCGTGGACCGCATTGCCCTGGGTCGCGAACTGGGGTTTCGTGAGTTTCAGCTTTCCCTTCCCAGCTGGGGTGCACTGACGGATTCTGAGACCGATCGCTTCTTTGCGGAAACCTGCGGTCGCTTTCCCGACTGTCGATTTCTGCACTACAACCTAAAGCGAGCAAAGCGCGTCCTTGACGGCGACGCCTATGCACGCCTTTCAAAGGCCCATCCAAATTTGGTGGCGGTCAAGATGGGCGGCGAGGATCCCGCCGCGTTTGCCGACATTCTTACAAAGGCGCCCGCACTTCAGTGCTTTTTCACGGAATTTGGCTTTGCGGCGATGCGGGATGCCCACGAATGCGGCCTGCTTGCCGCACTTTCGGCGTGCTGCCACAAGAAAGGCCTGGCCTTTCACGCAGCGCGCGGTGCTGAGCTAAGCATGCGGGCGGAGGAGTTTCGTATGGTTCACCGCGCATTGAAGGGTGCGATCGACCCCATGGCCACCCACATGGACGGCGTCTACGACAAGCTCCTCATCAAGCTGGAATTTCCGGAATTTCCCCTTCGCCTGCTGGCTCCTTACGCTTTTGCGGGTGAAGACGCATTCCTCCGCTTTGTTCAGAATCTACCCGCCGGCTGGCCGACTCCAAGGAAAACATGA
- a CDS encoding substrate-binding domain-containing protein, with the protein MRPGKGVTELEAALRRLALKKSWDAKTPLPTTRELGDRYGVSNASACRLLKKLDAEKVLWRRANGRYYPLESRHMFERRKPYACLLRKLRHWSRIYQGIMSGFSQAFGRNRAAMLFVHNESLVRHADTEHPPLHAGATAQHEAIAEFFRDYEDQFGGILLDDVWLDDVLEEFSAQLTNAVIVCRKTRLPGLASVSIDFESSAVLAVGHLFARGYEEIWIAVPFSGAAPVDLMRAAALRAASMLGRPIEESNVCQVSTPAERAEFVRRLQATSRRVGIFCLEDNIAAILRGNIADANIACPGRAGIISAMGTNIVTDRNITTLVIDYERIGLEAGKILADGSHRAITLPTMLALGQTT; encoded by the coding sequence TTGCGTCCGGGCAAGGGTGTCACCGAACTCGAAGCTGCGCTCAGGCGTCTTGCTCTGAAGAAATCATGGGATGCAAAGACCCCGTTGCCAACAACGCGCGAACTCGGCGACCGGTATGGGGTTTCAAATGCAAGTGCATGCAGACTTTTGAAGAAGCTGGATGCCGAGAAGGTTCTCTGGCGCCGTGCGAACGGGCGCTATTACCCGCTTGAGAGCCGCCATATGTTCGAGCGCCGCAAGCCCTACGCGTGTTTGCTTCGCAAACTTCGGCACTGGAGCCGCATCTACCAAGGGATCATGAGTGGATTCAGCCAGGCGTTCGGGCGCAATCGGGCAGCGATGCTCTTTGTTCACAACGAAAGCCTGGTGCGCCACGCGGACACGGAGCATCCGCCCTTGCATGCAGGAGCCACGGCGCAGCATGAAGCGATCGCGGAATTTTTTCGGGATTACGAGGACCAGTTTGGAGGCATCCTTCTCGACGACGTCTGGCTGGATGATGTACTGGAGGAGTTTTCGGCCCAATTGACCAACGCGGTGATTGTATGTCGAAAAACGCGCCTTCCCGGACTTGCAAGCGTTTCGATCGATTTTGAATCAAGCGCGGTGCTTGCCGTCGGCCATCTCTTCGCGCGCGGCTATGAGGAAATTTGGATCGCCGTTCCTTTCAGCGGCGCTGCACCGGTTGACCTGATGCGCGCGGCTGCGCTGCGAGCGGCGTCCATGCTGGGGCGTCCCATTGAAGAATCGAATGTATGCCAGGTGTCGACCCCGGCTGAACGCGCGGAGTTCGTTCGCCGTCTGCAAGCTACAAGCAGGCGTGTTGGAATTTTTTGTCTTGAGGACAATATTGCCGCAATTCTGCGCGGCAATATTGCCGACGCCAATATCGCCTGCCCGGGGCGGGCCGGGATTATTTCAGCCATGGGCACGAATATTGTGACCGATCGAAATATCACAACGCTTGTCATTGACTACGAACGCATCGGGCTTGAGGCGGGCAAGATTCTTGCGGACGGCAGTCATCGCGCAATCACACTTCCCACCATGCTCGCACTGGGTCAGACCACCTGA
- a CDS encoding SMP-30/gluconolactonase/LRE family protein encodes MKFPPSMMSPSFRRLPAKVGAIVVSISLFANLSARAAILDAAPGATVGRIDRLDPAVSGLLDESAVIEVIATGFTWSEGPVWMARERQLVFSDVPENKAYRWREGRGVDLFLDPSGASHRGPDISTQGSNGFIVHNGRLLLCQVGDRRIASLDTDGRSFTTVVDRYDGKRFNAPNDLCADRRGNIYFTDPPYGMVSEKFREIPFNGVFRRAPDGTVTLVSSELERPNGVALSPDDSTLYVTNSHQPRPIVMAFPLSTDGSVAGEGRVIYSARELISRNPRKGALDGMEVDEQGNLWIGGVAGVLVVSKEGVLIAHLVTGYSTGNCCFGGPDGRTLFITSNHMLCRVHTKTRDGHFGMK; translated from the coding sequence ATGAAATTCCCACCCTCAATGATGTCCCCTTCTTTCCGACGGCTTCCGGCCAAGGTTGGCGCCATTGTTGTCTCAATTTCCTTGTTTGCGAACTTGTCAGCTCGCGCGGCGATTCTTGATGCCGCACCGGGCGCGACGGTGGGCCGGATCGACCGGCTGGACCCCGCGGTTTCGGGCCTGCTGGACGAGTCCGCGGTGATCGAGGTGATTGCGACCGGCTTCACCTGGAGCGAGGGTCCCGTCTGGATGGCGCGGGAGAGGCAGCTTGTCTTCAGCGATGTTCCGGAGAACAAGGCGTACCGCTGGCGCGAGGGGCGCGGAGTCGATCTGTTTCTTGATCCGAGTGGGGCGAGTCATCGCGGCCCGGACATCTCGACCCAGGGGTCGAACGGATTCATCGTGCACAACGGGCGGCTCCTGCTCTGCCAGGTGGGCGATCGGCGTATTGCTTCTTTGGATACGGATGGCAGGAGTTTTACCACGGTTGTGGATCGGTACGATGGCAAACGCTTCAATGCGCCGAACGACCTGTGTGCGGACCGGCGCGGGAATATCTACTTTACGGATCCTCCCTACGGCATGGTCTCGGAGAAGTTTCGAGAGATCCCCTTCAACGGGGTCTTTCGCCGCGCGCCCGATGGCACCGTGACCCTGGTTTCAAGCGAGCTGGAACGGCCCAACGGCGTTGCTCTCTCCCCGGATGACAGCACGCTCTACGTCACGAACTCCCACCAGCCGCGGCCGATCGTCATGGCGTTCCCGCTGTCGACGGATGGCAGCGTCGCAGGAGAGGGACGCGTCATCTATTCGGCCCGGGAGCTGATCAGCAGGAATCCGCGCAAGGGGGCTCTCGACGGCATGGAAGTCGATGAGCAGGGAAACCTCTGGATTGGCGGCGTGGCCGGCGTGCTGGTGGTCAGCAAAGAGGGTGTCTTGATTGCCCATCTGGTGACGGGCTACTCCACGGGGAACTGCTGCTTTGGCGGTCCGGACGGTCGAACGCTTTTCATCACTTCGAACCACATGCTTTGCCGGGTGCACACCAAGACGCGGGATGGCCATTTCGGAATGAAATAG
- a CDS encoding LysM peptidoglycan-binding domain-containing protein, whose product MDTISRENTSYLPLAGVVVGVLALVLAAIALAKASSASKTANEHAAQVAKIETIENELRTSTAGSEKAGRDITGLRNSMQSAFDQVALELGNVKGELAKIQEAAKAPRAAAAAAGAAKSSGPVVAGPDEYIVKSSDSGAKIARAHGISLADLMAVNPGVNWNRIKPGDKLKLPKK is encoded by the coding sequence ATGGACACTATTTCTCGGGAAAATACCAGCTACCTTCCCCTTGCGGGCGTTGTTGTTGGAGTATTGGCGCTCGTGCTTGCGGCGATTGCCTTGGCCAAGGCCTCCTCAGCCAGCAAGACGGCCAACGAGCACGCGGCGCAGGTCGCAAAAATTGAGACGATTGAGAATGAGCTTCGCACGTCCACCGCCGGCTCTGAGAAGGCGGGCCGCGATATCACGGGGCTTCGCAACTCGATGCAGAGCGCTTTCGACCAGGTCGCATTGGAACTTGGCAATGTGAAGGGTGAGTTGGCGAAGATTCAGGAGGCCGCAAAGGCCCCCCGTGCCGCAGCCGCTGCCGCCGGTGCCGCAAAGTCATCCGGCCCCGTCGTTGCGGGCCCTGACGAATACATTGTCAAGAGCAGCGACAGTGGCGCGAAAATCGCCCGTGCCCATGGGATTTCCCTGGCCGACCTCATGGCCGTCAATCCTGGCGTGAACTGGAATCGCATCAAGCCGGGCGACAAGCTGAAGCTTCCGAAGAAATAA
- a CDS encoding NUDIX hydrolase yields MFSHPSRKSESEFSVIHSRDWVNVVATTPDHRMVLVRQFRFGINAPSLEIPGGIIEAGEDPIQAGVRELKEETGFVGSRTRLLGSIHPNPAIQDNRCHLIWVENAVSLGSTAWDEHEELEILTPPIDEVYAQARAGAITHSLALNGLLLFEPHWLSLGSASGSAPAV; encoded by the coding sequence ATGTTTTCCCACCCTTCCCGGAAGAGCGAGAGCGAGTTCTCGGTCATTCACTCCCGCGACTGGGTCAACGTTGTCGCGACGACGCCCGACCACCGGATGGTGCTCGTTCGTCAGTTTCGTTTTGGCATAAATGCGCCGTCGCTGGAAATCCCTGGTGGAATCATCGAGGCGGGCGAAGATCCGATTCAGGCGGGTGTGCGGGAATTGAAGGAGGAGACCGGCTTCGTCGGCAGTCGCACCAGGCTGCTGGGCAGCATTCACCCCAACCCTGCGATCCAGGACAACCGCTGTCATCTCATCTGGGTTGAAAATGCCGTGTCGCTCGGCTCCACAGCCTGGGATGAACACGAGGAGTTGGAAATTCTCACGCCTCCCATCGATGAAGTCTATGCCCAGGCCCGTGCTGGAGCGATCACGCATTCGCTGGCTTTGAACGGTTTGCTGCTGTTCGAGCCCCATTGGTTGTCGCTCGGATCAGCCTCGGGTTCAGCCCCTGCGGTTTGA
- a CDS encoding CoF synthetase codes for MPTTAPVFANTPSALGVASNGRLPSELEKEIRAIYQRSPLYEARFPLHSDPLQWSCYREIPSLSKKEIVSRGHQSFFADYHAIERGLADRKFEYESTGGTTQSPMTVIMEEGWWNAQTERAYRASPILRQFVGRRYRKCVLAPVGCSSNLCPYEDHPFPNRYFDGVVYLNLSSDPFVFPESEWDRIVLELQAVQPEVIEGEPVYLSLLARAVKRRGVNISSVRAVILTYGKASWQHGRRIAEQFPAPQVDLYGSTEAGYLFVGEAFKDDSQVIDSNAFIELASYRDLPDVYQILVTTRDREAMPLLRYHTGDIVQRFPTGYRLLGREGNLYFRSDGSLMSPSDIDAALPAGFECWHYSLVQATDTRWDFHYVADETADHSALEQAVARCIGADARVVAFRKRFIAPAASGKFALLKPLAR; via the coding sequence ATGCCGACCACTGCTCCCGTCTTCGCCAACACTCCGTCAGCCCTTGGAGTTGCATCGAACGGCCGGCTGCCCTCGGAACTCGAGAAGGAAATTCGCGCAATCTATCAGCGAAGCCCGCTCTATGAGGCTCGTTTTCCGCTGCATTCCGATCCCTTGCAGTGGTCCTGCTACCGAGAGATACCGTCGCTTTCGAAGAAGGAGATTGTGAGTCGGGGCCATCAATCGTTCTTTGCCGACTACCACGCAATCGAACGCGGTTTGGCGGACAGGAAGTTCGAATACGAATCCACCGGCGGCACCACCCAGTCGCCCATGACCGTTATCATGGAGGAGGGGTGGTGGAACGCCCAGACTGAGCGCGCGTACCGGGCATCGCCGATTCTCCGCCAGTTTGTCGGGCGCCGTTACCGGAAGTGCGTCCTCGCGCCTGTGGGCTGCTCGAGCAACCTGTGCCCCTATGAGGATCACCCTTTCCCCAACCGATACTTTGACGGCGTGGTTTATCTGAATCTGAGCAGCGATCCCTTTGTCTTTCCGGAGAGCGAATGGGATCGCATTGTGCTGGAGCTGCAGGCGGTTCAACCCGAGGTGATCGAAGGTGAACCGGTCTATCTTTCGCTTCTGGCGCGAGCGGTGAAGCGGCGCGGCGTGAATATTTCCAGTGTTCGCGCCGTCATCCTCACCTACGGCAAAGCCAGCTGGCAGCACGGCCGGCGGATCGCCGAGCAGTTTCCCGCGCCACAGGTGGATCTCTATGGCTCGACGGAGGCGGGATACCTTTTTGTTGGAGAGGCCTTCAAGGACGATTCCCAGGTGATCGATTCCAACGCGTTCATCGAACTGGCCTCTTATCGCGATCTGCCCGATGTCTACCAGATATTGGTCACCACACGCGATCGTGAGGCCATGCCGCTGCTGCGTTATCACACTGGCGACATCGTTCAGCGCTTTCCGACCGGCTACCGGCTGCTGGGACGTGAAGGAAATCTGTATTTCCGTTCAGATGGGTCGTTGATGTCGCCGTCCGACATCGATGCGGCGCTGCCTGCGGGCTTTGAGTGCTGGCATTACTCGCTGGTTCAGGCGACCGACACGCGCTGGGACTTCCATTACGTCGCTGATGAGACGGCGGATCATTCGGCACTGGAGCAAGCCGTAGCACGCTGCATCGGAGCTGACGCGAGAGTCGTCGCCTTTCGCAAGCGTTTCATTGCGCCGGCGGCGAGCGGCAAGTTCGCGCTGCTGAAGCCCCTCGCGCGATAG